A window of Haliscomenobacter hydrossis DSM 1100 contains these coding sequences:
- the bioD gene encoding dethiobiotin synthase, with the protein MKNQFFLSGIGTEIGKTVVAATLVEALHADYWKPIQSGDLDNSDSLKIQRWVSNPLTRIHPERFRLNTPLSPHASAAIDGVEIKIQDFQLPDTTRPLIVEGAGGLMVPLNHQETMLDLIQHLNLPVILVSRHYLGSINHTLLSLEVLRSRGIELAGLLYNGAENVASEQAIEELSGIKVLGRVGEMGEISAEAIAREAAVLRELLRI; encoded by the coding sequence GTGAAAAACCAATTTTTTCTAAGCGGCATTGGCACCGAAATCGGCAAAACCGTAGTCGCCGCCACCCTGGTAGAAGCCTTACACGCTGATTATTGGAAACCCATTCAATCGGGAGACCTGGACAATTCCGACTCCCTGAAAATCCAGCGCTGGGTCAGCAACCCACTCACCCGCATTCACCCCGAACGTTTTCGTTTGAATACGCCCCTTTCACCCCATGCGTCCGCGGCCATTGACGGGGTGGAGATCAAAATCCAGGATTTCCAGTTGCCTGATACTACTCGCCCTTTGATTGTAGAAGGTGCTGGTGGTTTGATGGTGCCCTTGAACCATCAGGAAACCATGCTTGACTTGATTCAGCACCTGAACCTGCCCGTGATCCTGGTCAGTCGGCATTATTTGGGGAGCATCAATCATACGTTGTTGAGTCTGGAAGTGCTGCGTTCGCGGGGGATTGAGCTGGCTGGATTGCTGTACAATGGAGCGGAGAATGTGGCTTCGGAACAAGCGATTGAGGAGTTGAGTGGGATAAAGGTGCTGGGGAGAGTGGGGGAGATGGGGGAGATTTCGGCTGAGGCGATTGCGCGGGAGGCAGCAGTGTTGCGGGAACTTTTACGGATTTAG